One Clostridium sp. CM027 genomic window carries:
- a CDS encoding alpha/beta fold hydrolase, which produces MSYFKYENINIYYKVSGEGRPLVIIHGDTASSKMFIPELKFYSKNFKVILLDLVGQGKSQRVDKLPLNYWHFNSTLIIELCKHIGISDVNLLGTSGGAIVALNAVLKQPNLFNRIIVDSFMGENLSYEFAQKIVDDRKTAKNKLGSKLFWFIMHGFDWKNVIDQNTNLIIDFSRNIGNFFNYELSNIENNVLITGSSKDDLIPNVQSTLKAINLKMKNSKLVIFENGNHPAMFSNKKEFRNLVLEFLS; this is translated from the coding sequence ATGTCTTATTTTAAGTATGAAAATATTAATATATATTATAAAGTATCTGGTGAAGGGAGACCTTTAGTTATTATACATGGAGATACAGCTTCCTCAAAAATGTTTATACCAGAATTAAAATTCTATTCTAAAAACTTTAAAGTAATTTTATTAGATTTGGTAGGTCAAGGGAAATCTCAGAGAGTAGATAAATTACCATTAAATTATTGGCATTTTAATTCTACTTTAATTATTGAATTATGTAAGCACATTGGTATTAGCGATGTTAATCTGTTAGGTACAAGTGGCGGGGCTATTGTTGCTTTAAATGCTGTATTGAAACAACCTAATTTATTTAACAGAATAATTGTAGATAGTTTTATGGGAGAAAATTTATCTTATGAGTTTGCGCAAAAAATTGTAGATGATAGAAAAACAGCAAAAAACAAGTTAGGTTCTAAATTATTTTGGTTTATAATGCATGGCTTTGATTGGAAAAATGTTATTGATCAAAATACAAACTTAATTATAGATTTTTCAAGAAACATAGGTAATTTTTTTAATTATGAACTTAGTAACATAGAAAATAATGTTTTAATTACAGGAAGCTCGAAAGATGATTTAATACCTAATGTCCAAAGTACATTAAAAGCTATTAATTTAAAAATGAAAAATTCTAAATTGGTTATTTTTGAAAATGGAAATCATCCTGCTATGTTTAGTAACAAAAAAGAGTTTAGAAATTTAGTTTTGGAATTTTTGTCCTAG
- a CDS encoding GNAT family N-acetyltransferase, whose product MTVGDIKTNTTEMLALLLIECVELDIKKVLITCDKNNIVSVKTMINNGAKLANEIPEGSRITQRYWITLN is encoded by the coding sequence TTGACTGTTGGGGATATTAAAACTAATACAACTGAAATGTTAGCATTACTCTTAATAGAATGTGTAGAATTAGATATTAAAAAAGTCTTAATTACTTGCGACAAAAATAATATTGTATCGGTAAAGACTATGATAAATAATGGAGCTAAATTGGCAAATGAAATACCAGAAGGAAGTAGAATTACTCAAAGATATTGGATAACTTTAAATTAA
- a CDS encoding DUF4829 domain-containing protein, giving the protein MKKIIAFLCLILVVLFLLVYKQVGKTNNAVVSIGKSDKFSQGEMNDATNCVKKKFKDFRGCSLTKLWYDEKKSNYFIGGYLKYGKGSANGVKSENVIVLLSTFNVDFSGGDGSFNPNSTYSNWNWTLIRDSKTGNWRVDCWGY; this is encoded by the coding sequence ATGAAAAAAATAATAGCTTTTCTTTGTCTAATTTTAGTAGTATTATTTTTATTGGTTTATAAACAAGTTGGTAAAACCAACAATGCTGTAGTAAGTATTGGAAAATCAGATAAGTTTAGCCAAGGGGAAATGAATGATGCAACAAATTGTGTAAAGAAAAAATTCAAGGATTTTAGGGGATGTAGTCTTACAAAATTATGGTATGACGAAAAGAAATCAAATTATTTTATTGGAGGTTACTTGAAATATGGAAAAGGTTCAGCGAATGGTGTCAAGTCTGAGAATGTAATTGTTTTGCTTTCTACTTTTAATGTAGATTTTTCAGGAGGTGATGGGAGTTTTAATCCAAATTCAACTTATTCTAATTGGAATTGGACATTAATAAGGGATAGTAAAACAGGTAATTGGCGAGTTGACTGTTGGGGATATTAA
- a CDS encoding recombinase family protein: MRVSTKGQLKEGHSIEVQTRNILDRYDGAEIRVEQYTGTTIDRPIFNKLIEDLKQGDTLVVTKLDRLARNTVEGISIVQELFNKGISVHVINVGLLENTIIERTQTGKAIAKTKEGFKEGRPKIYTSKQINNAIEMLKNNSYTAVAEITVISKSTLIRGVRKRKV, from the coding sequence ATAAGGGTAAGTACAAAAGGACAATTAAAAGAAGGACATTCCATAGAGGTTCAGACGAGGAATATACTAGATAGATATGATGGTGCCGAAATTAGAGTAGAGCAGTATACAGGAACTACAATAGATAGACCTATATTCAATAAATTGATAGAGGATTTAAAACAGGGGGATACCTTAGTAGTTACTAAACTAGACAGATTGGCTAGAAATACTGTAGAAGGCATTAGCATAGTTCAAGAGCTATTTAATAAAGGAATATCTGTCCATGTAATTAATGTTGGACTGCTAGAGAATACAATTATTGAACGTACCCAAACAGGTAAAGCAATTGCAAAAACTAAAGAAGGATTTAAAGAGGGTAGACCTAAGATATATACATCAAAACAAATAAATAATGCGATTGAAATGCTAAAAAACAATTCATATACAGCAGTCGCAGAGATAACTGTAATAAGTAAGTCAACACTAATTCGAGGAGTTAGGAAAAGAAAAGTTTAA
- a CDS encoding alpha/beta fold hydrolase, whose amino-acid sequence MKLTETWYKHMWVYLLLILVVLGIIVTIQYTIDIRKSYENLNHYDVKTIDTEYGKMSYMDEGSGETIVISHGIFGGYDQGSVSLKSLMGNDYRKIAPSRFGYPGSDLPSEPTPKNQAKAFLSLLDQLSIQKAYIITTSAGGAAGITFAIEYPDRVKGLILLSSGVPTTKKTREEIKGMTGPPAIIVNDFPMWLSTKYFGFVFKSMFGSDINNDIYNTMLPVEPRKSGIKADGTITNLDMDINFDDYKVEKITAPILVVQSKDDLW is encoded by the coding sequence TTGAAACTAACGGAAACATGGTACAAACATATGTGGGTATATTTACTGTTAATATTAGTTGTGCTTGGAATCATTGTAACCATACAATATACCATTGATATTCGCAAATCATATGAAAATCTTAATCATTATGATGTTAAAACCATTGATACTGAATATGGTAAAATGAGTTATATGGACGAAGGTTCCGGTGAAACAATAGTCATATCCCACGGTATCTTTGGTGGATACGATCAAGGCTCTGTATCTTTAAAAAGCCTTATGGGAAATGATTATCGAAAAATAGCTCCATCACGTTTCGGTTATCCTGGCTCTGATTTACCCTCTGAACCAACACCGAAAAATCAAGCAAAAGCATTTTTAAGCTTACTAGATCAGCTTTCGATTCAAAAGGCATATATTATTACCACATCTGCCGGAGGTGCAGCAGGAATCACGTTTGCCATTGAATATCCCGATCGTGTCAAGGGGCTAATTTTACTTTCATCTGGAGTTCCTACTACAAAAAAGACACGTGAAGAAATAAAAGGCATGACGGGTCCGCCTGCAATAATCGTTAATGATTTCCCAATGTGGCTTTCAACAAAGTATTTCGGCTTTGTTTTTAAATCTATGTTTGGATCCGATATTAACAATGATATATACAATACCATGCTACCTGTAGAACCACGTAAAAGCGGAATAAAGGCTGATGGAACAATAACGAATTTAGACATGGATATTAATTTTGATGATTATAAAGTTGAGAAAATAACAGCTCCTATTTTAGTGGTTCAATCAAAAGATGATCTGTGGTAA
- a CDS encoding nucleic acid-binding protein — protein MKKICTQCQTEMIENFKVESFGGITISKKGNFFLNTTYGTPKAAVCPNCGCVIFYIDNYKDVVK, from the coding sequence ATGAAAAAAATATGTACTCAATGCCAGACTGAAATGATAGAGAATTTTAAAGTTGAATCTTTTGGTGGAATTACAATTTCAAAAAAAGGCAATTTTTTTTTGAATACAACGTATGGTACACCCAAAGCAGCGGTTTGTCCTAATTGTGGCTGTGTAATTTTTTATATTGATAACTATAAAGACGTTGTTAAGTAA
- a CDS encoding DUF3784 domain-containing protein, with amino-acid sequence MRNTDVYGLIIITLIMGGMFTFLGLIIKSQNAGDMLNGFDAKKYNKDKVSRIVGGDMLYTGLLIILIGVGGFFFSSKFYNYLTIAQVVIFVLGIIKSIYDMDKKCRIKK; translated from the coding sequence ATGAGGAATACGGATGTATATGGGTTAATTATAATTACATTAATTATGGGAGGGATGTTTACATTTTTAGGATTGATAATTAAAAGTCAAAATGCAGGAGATATGCTGAATGGATTTGATGCGAAAAAATATAATAAAGATAAAGTATCAAGGATAGTAGGCGGAGATATGTTGTATACTGGTCTATTAATTATTCTTATAGGGGTTGGTGGGTTTTTTTTTAGTAGCAAATTTTATAATTATTTAACTATTGCACAGGTCGTTATTTTCGTACTAGGAATTATAAAAAGTATATATGATATGGATAAAAAATGTAGAATAAAAAAATAA
- a CDS encoding tyrosine-type recombinase/integrase gives MRKKYFNFHSVFAPEIRSFLELRTAQGHVIRHEAYTLETLDIFLVEHGLCERRLPAKTIDSWLYSFPNKLNANTLVTYVSYYTQFAKYMRILDIPAFIPERPKGNNDYVPYIFSEDEMKRLFAVCDNLPRKKHVTKAPVIFPVLFRMIYGCGLRLDEALTLRLKDVDLKNGVLHVLNAKGSKDRIVPMDCSLTDICRNYCKLLHSNSEDTAYFFESHNHKRFSQAWAGRWFSIVLESAGIALSDGTKVSRGICPHCLRHTFAVDSFRRMDRKGRDLYESAPFLSTYMGHYDLYGTEKYLRMTSEMHAEVVDQMAAYTSCVFPEVSE, from the coding sequence ATGAGAAAAAAATACTTTAACTTCCATAGCGTATTTGCGCCTGAGATAAGATCTTTTCTTGAATTACGCACCGCTCAAGGTCATGTAATACGCCATGAAGCCTATACATTGGAAACACTGGACATTTTTCTCGTGGAACATGGACTATGCGAAAGACGCCTTCCAGCGAAAACTATAGATTCATGGCTATACTCATTTCCAAACAAATTAAACGCCAATACTTTGGTAACTTATGTGTCCTATTACACGCAGTTTGCTAAATACATGCGTATATTGGATATTCCGGCATTTATTCCGGAAAGGCCAAAAGGTAACAACGATTATGTGCCATACATTTTTTCGGAGGATGAAATGAAAAGGCTGTTTGCGGTTTGTGATAATCTGCCACGCAAAAAACATGTTACAAAAGCACCGGTCATATTCCCTGTACTCTTCAGGATGATTTATGGCTGCGGATTGCGGCTTGATGAAGCACTCACACTGCGGCTAAAGGATGTAGATTTGAAAAACGGGGTACTTCACGTCCTTAATGCAAAAGGGTCAAAGGATCGTATTGTTCCAATGGATTGTTCGCTGACTGATATTTGCCGCAATTACTGCAAACTGCTCCATAGCAATTCAGAAGATACAGCATATTTTTTTGAAAGTCATAACCATAAGCGTTTTTCACAAGCTTGGGCGGGGCGCTGGTTCAGCATTGTACTGGAAAGTGCAGGAATAGCATTGTCGGATGGAACCAAAGTCAGCAGAGGTATTTGTCCCCATTGTCTTCGACATACTTTTGCTGTAGACTCATTCAGACGAATGGACCGTAAGGGAAGGGACTTGTATGAATCTGCACCGTTTCTCTCGACATACATGGGACACTATGATCTCTATGGTACGGAGAAATATCTTCGCATGACATCTGAGATGCACGCTGAGGTTGTTGACCAGATGGCAGCCTATACCTCTTGTGTTTTCCCGGAGGTATCGGAATGA
- a CDS encoding His/Gly/Thr/Pro-type tRNA ligase C-terminal domain-containing protein produces MGSIERLPYIIVIGEKEQNSESISLRSRKNGDEGNCSLEAFISRITQEIDGKMLDN; encoded by the coding sequence TTGGGTAGCATAGAAAGATTGCCCTATATCATAGTTATTGGTGAAAAAGAACAAAACTCAGAGAGTATATCCCTCAGAAGTAGAAAAAATGGTGATGAGGGTAACTGTTCACTAGAGGCCTTTATTTCAAGGATCACACAGGAAATTGATGGTAAAATGCTAGATAATTAG
- a CDS encoding tyrosine-type recombinase/integrase produces the protein MIQFETDVTDLIQKVLHLMEHQQYSKNAIRKHRSIIKQLVVFSKQNYGGKYSVEIGAAFIDEVSRRQPPLSLEYFRAFKSEVRRLDHVLLRMPERYAFGDIGQFDHSCFDSFTNAYNKYIRGILKSALDVRIRTRALARFFKWLELHGITSLQDLQPQHIHNVYIDASDKDLFRKTVRGFFRYAYSHKLLKRDFSVAVPSFRRHIPVPSVYSTEEVERLLSSVDRNTKYGKRNYAILLLIARLGIRSSDIVNLRFENLNFTANVIEITQVKTSEHLTLTITDEIRNAILDYTHHGGRSDHNSDYLFLSYDAPIRLLGDRAIYPIVSRAFTTAGVQIDGRKHGPHALRASLATALLNEGYSYPVITEVLGHKDPNTAQHYVKVDITHLRECAMQVPPPSGMFYKYLCGEEDVI, from the coding sequence ATGATTCAGTTTGAAACTGATGTTACTGATTTGATACAGAAAGTTCTCCACTTGATGGAACATCAGCAGTACAGTAAAAATGCAATACGAAAACATAGGAGCATAATCAAGCAGTTGGTCGTGTTTTCCAAACAGAATTATGGTGGTAAATATTCTGTAGAAATCGGGGCTGCTTTTATTGACGAAGTCTCTAGAAGACAACCGCCACTCTCGCTGGAGTATTTTAGAGCGTTTAAGTCGGAAGTGCGAAGGCTTGATCATGTTTTGTTGAGAATGCCAGAACGCTATGCGTTTGGGGATATAGGGCAGTTTGACCATTCTTGTTTTGACAGTTTTACGAATGCCTATAATAAGTATATTCGGGGCATTTTAAAAAGTGCATTGGATGTTCGCATTCGTACAAGGGCGCTTGCCCGTTTTTTTAAGTGGCTAGAGCTACACGGGATAACCTCTCTTCAAGATCTGCAACCGCAGCACATTCACAACGTATATATTGATGCTTCGGATAAGGATTTGTTTCGAAAGACGGTCCGAGGATTCTTCAGATATGCATATTCTCACAAGCTTCTCAAAAGGGATTTCAGTGTAGCAGTTCCTTCTTTTAGAAGGCATATCCCCGTACCGTCAGTATATTCTACGGAAGAAGTTGAACGGCTTCTTTCCTCCGTAGATCGTAATACCAAGTATGGTAAACGGAATTATGCAATATTGTTACTAATCGCTAGGCTTGGAATTCGGAGCTCTGATATTGTCAATCTTCGCTTTGAAAATCTGAATTTTACAGCAAACGTTATTGAAATTACACAGGTAAAGACGAGTGAACATCTCACGCTTACGATTACAGACGAGATAAGGAATGCGATTTTGGATTATACCCATCACGGTGGAAGATCAGACCATAACAGCGACTATCTATTTCTTTCGTATGATGCACCAATAAGGCTATTAGGTGACAGAGCAATATATCCCATAGTGTCAAGAGCTTTTACGACTGCGGGAGTACAGATAGACGGTAGAAAGCATGGACCGCATGCTCTTAGGGCAAGCCTTGCTACCGCTCTATTGAATGAAGGATACAGCTATCCCGTCATAACCGAAGTTCTCGGGCATAAAGATCCGAACACCGCTCAGCATTATGTGAAAGTTGACATAACTCATCTTAGAGAATGTGCGATGCAGGTGCCTCCCCCTTCAGGAATGTTCTACAAGTATCTCTGTGGAGAGGAGGATGTTATATGA
- the megL gene encoding methionine gamma-lyase produces the protein MNKEYLINKGFATKAIHGGSKVDQYGALATPIHQTATFVFDSADQGGNRFAGREDGYIYSRLGNPTNTVLEEKLAILEGGEACMSMSSGIGAITSAMWSLLKAGDHVVASKTIYGCTHAFLSNGIARFGVEVTFVDVTNLENVRNAMKENTRVVFLETPANPTLLITDIDKISKIAHEVENCIVMVDNTFSTPYIQRPLELGADVVVHSGTKFLNGHGDVIAGFVIGSKVFIDEVRLFGVKDMTGACLSPFDAYLIIRGMKTLEIRMDRHCESAMSVAKFLEAHPAVENVYFPGLESFPQYALAKKQMSLPGAVIAFEIKGGVEEGKRVINAVEMCKLAVSLGDPETLIEHPASMTHSSYPQEERLEAGITDGLIRLAVGLENVKDIISDLDGALNLIVK, from the coding sequence ATGAATAAAGAATATTTAATTAACAAAGGATTTGCTACTAAAGCTATACATGGAGGAAGTAAGGTGGATCAATACGGAGCACTAGCTACTCCAATACATCAAACAGCTACCTTCGTTTTTGACTCAGCTGATCAAGGTGGTAATAGATTTGCAGGAAGAGAAGATGGCTATATTTATTCAAGACTGGGAAATCCCACTAACACAGTTTTAGAAGAAAAACTGGCAATACTTGAAGGTGGAGAAGCATGCATGTCTATGTCATCAGGCATAGGAGCCATAACTTCAGCAATGTGGTCATTATTAAAGGCCGGAGATCATGTAGTGGCATCAAAAACTATTTATGGCTGTACTCATGCATTTTTAAGTAATGGTATTGCAAGATTTGGCGTTGAGGTTACTTTTGTTGATGTTACGAATCTAGAAAATGTAAGAAATGCTATGAAAGAAAATACAAGGGTTGTTTTCTTAGAAACACCTGCAAATCCAACGTTACTCATAACAGATATTGATAAAATATCAAAGATTGCACATGAAGTAGAAAATTGCATAGTAATGGTGGATAATACATTCAGCACGCCATATATACAAAGACCATTAGAACTAGGCGCAGACGTGGTAGTGCATTCTGGAACCAAATTTCTAAATGGACATGGTGATGTAATTGCTGGCTTTGTTATTGGATCTAAAGTATTTATTGATGAAGTTAGATTATTTGGTGTTAAGGATATGACAGGAGCTTGTTTAAGTCCTTTTGATGCATATTTGATTATACGAGGAATGAAAACACTAGAAATTAGAATGGACAGACACTGTGAAAGTGCAATGTCTGTAGCTAAATTTTTAGAAGCTCACCCAGCAGTAGAAAATGTATATTTTCCAGGACTTGAGAGTTTCCCACAATATGCATTAGCAAAAAAACAAATGAGCCTTCCAGGAGCGGTAATTGCTTTTGAAATAAAGGGTGGAGTAGAAGAAGGCAAAAGGGTTATAAATGCAGTTGAAATGTGCAAATTAGCTGTTAGTTTAGGCGATCCTGAAACTTTAATTGAACATCCTGCTTCAATGACTCATTCTTCATATCCACAAGAAGAAAGATTGGAAGCTGGTATAACTGATGGTTTAATAAGGTTGGCAGTAGGGCTTGAAAATGTTAAAGATATTATTTCTGATTTAGATGGAGCACTTAATTTGATTGTTAAATAG
- a CDS encoding tyrosine-type recombinase/integrase, with amino-acid sequence MKTTLFIQQLGNYFEIYLPKTGGYSQNTISSYKDTFRILFKFMDEIKGIRHYLIAYKHFTVELMEEFILWLEEERNYSASSRNQRHASISAFFKYASRREMDALSAFNRISAVPSKKTPSVAFPYFTVKEIGILLKVPDVSNRLGRRDQALLCLLYDSAARAQELCDVTVADVRFGRPTRIKLHGKGRKTREIPLTDECSKLIKQYIKSQKLDNEDSHAHPLFSSQTHEKMTTSCIRNIVEKYVRLARIKCPEMFREANYSPHSFRHSKSVHMVEAGIQIIYIRDFLGHTTIKSTERYAKVSQMAITKALTERKIPNVIPVNESDETVKKSFPGFLE; translated from the coding sequence ATGAAAACAACATTATTTATACAGCAGCTGGGAAATTATTTTGAAATATATCTCCCAAAGACAGGTGGCTATAGCCAAAACACCATATCTTCGTACAAAGATACATTTCGTATCCTGTTTAAATTCATGGATGAAATAAAAGGAATACGCCATTATCTGATTGCCTATAAACATTTTACTGTAGAACTCATGGAAGAGTTTATTCTTTGGCTCGAAGAGGAGCGTAATTACAGCGCATCATCGAGAAACCAGCGGCATGCTTCGATATCAGCTTTCTTCAAATATGCATCTAGGCGTGAAATGGATGCACTTTCTGCTTTCAATCGCATCAGCGCTGTGCCGTCTAAGAAAACACCAAGTGTTGCCTTTCCCTACTTTACAGTTAAAGAAATTGGCATTCTCCTTAAGGTGCCAGACGTATCAAACCGGCTAGGAAGAAGAGATCAAGCTTTGTTATGCTTGCTCTATGATAGTGCTGCCAGAGCTCAGGAGCTTTGTGACGTTACTGTCGCCGATGTTAGGTTTGGTCGCCCAACCCGAATAAAGCTGCATGGCAAGGGGAGAAAAACACGAGAAATCCCGTTGACAGACGAATGCTCCAAGCTGATAAAGCAATACATAAAGTCTCAAAAGCTTGATAATGAAGATTCTCACGCTCATCCTCTATTTAGCAGCCAAACCCATGAAAAAATGACTACATCATGCATCCGCAATATTGTTGAAAAATATGTGAGGTTGGCAAGGATAAAATGTCCAGAAATGTTTAGGGAAGCGAATTACTCACCGCACAGTTTTCGGCATAGTAAAAGTGTTCATATGGTTGAAGCCGGTATCCAGATCATATACATTCGAGACTTCCTCGGTCACACTACGATCAAGTCTACTGAGCGTTATGCAAAGGTTAGCCAGATGGCGATAACAAAGGCTCTTACAGAACGGAAAATTCCAAATGTTATCCCTGTAAATGAATCAGACGAAACAGTAAAGAAATCATTTCCGGGATTTCTAGAATAA
- a CDS encoding ASKHA domain-containing protein produces MVQVKFVPDNITISVEVGTTILQAARLAGVVIESPCNAAVTCGKCKVKLDNISIKNVISNGVHHLSKEEEKAGFVLSCATKVIGDVLVEVTRKEQNESLKILNHGKSFEFKINPIIKKKYFDDEGVTRVYAGEQIIGIEANNTENKNFGVVVDIGTTTMVASLIDLFNGVEISSTSCLNPQAIHAQDVLSRIKFASEEKNLNTMYSGVTREIKNMISEISKNAGIANENIYEVILSGNTCMLHLATNINPSSLGRYPYTPKIFGGNHVEALHHDFNISPFGLIYLPPIISAYVGSDITSGILAAKLYEKDGVTLFVDIGTNGEMVLSLDGELSAASTAAGPAFEGMNITHGMRASNGAIEFFNIEDDGNITVKTIGDDKAIGICGSGLLDIVGELVKHGVIKKNGKFVDTDKEEVKPLLKEKIVKHEGKTVFKITDKVYLSQKDIRQVQLAKGAVRAGIEFLLRSKDITANKVDKVLIAGSFGYHLRAKSLINIGLLPLELEDKIDFVGNTSKSGGQIFLLNKSYRKEMETVVKKVDIIELSNYEDFDKVFVQSLSFR; encoded by the coding sequence ATGGTACAAGTAAAATTTGTTCCGGATAATATAACAATTAGTGTTGAAGTTGGAACTACAATTCTTCAAGCAGCGCGACTTGCAGGGGTCGTAATAGAGTCCCCTTGTAATGCAGCTGTAACCTGTGGTAAATGCAAGGTAAAGCTTGATAACATCTCAATAAAGAATGTAATTTCAAATGGAGTACATCATTTATCCAAAGAAGAAGAGAAGGCAGGATTTGTATTATCCTGTGCTACAAAAGTTATAGGGGATGTTTTAGTTGAGGTAACTCGTAAGGAACAAAATGAAAGCTTAAAAATTCTAAATCATGGCAAAAGTTTTGAATTTAAAATTAACCCTATAATTAAAAAGAAGTATTTTGATGATGAAGGCGTAACGAGAGTATATGCAGGGGAACAAATTATTGGAATTGAAGCAAATAATACGGAAAATAAGAATTTTGGTGTTGTAGTTGATATTGGTACAACTACCATGGTTGCTTCTCTTATAGATTTATTTAATGGAGTGGAAATTAGTTCAACTTCTTGTCTAAATCCACAAGCAATTCATGCACAGGATGTTTTGTCGAGAATAAAGTTTGCATCTGAGGAAAAGAACTTAAATACCATGTATAGTGGTGTTACTCGTGAAATTAAAAATATGATAAGTGAAATAAGTAAAAATGCAGGTATAGCCAATGAAAATATCTATGAGGTTATTCTAAGCGGAAACACTTGTATGTTACATCTAGCAACAAATATAAACCCTAGTTCGCTTGGTAGGTATCCTTATACTCCTAAAATTTTTGGCGGGAACCATGTTGAAGCGTTGCATCATGACTTTAATATTTCCCCTTTTGGACTAATATATCTTCCACCTATAATTTCTGCTTATGTTGGATCAGACATAACATCAGGTATCCTTGCAGCTAAATTATATGAAAAAGATGGTGTTACACTTTTTGTGGATATTGGGACAAATGGTGAGATGGTTCTAAGTTTAGACGGAGAATTATCTGCGGCCTCCACTGCTGCAGGCCCCGCCTTTGAAGGAATGAATATAACTCATGGCATGAGGGCGTCTAATGGTGCTATAGAGTTTTTCAATATAGAAGATGACGGAAACATAACTGTCAAAACAATTGGTGATGACAAAGCAATTGGAATTTGTGGAAGTGGACTTTTAGACATTGTTGGTGAGCTTGTTAAACATGGAGTAATTAAGAAAAATGGTAAGTTTGTTGATACAGATAAAGAAGAAGTGAAACCTCTATTGAAGGAAAAGATAGTTAAACATGAAGGCAAAACGGTATTTAAAATAACTGATAAAGTTTACTTATCACAAAAGGATATAAGGCAAGTACAGCTTGCAAAAGGTGCAGTTAGGGCTGGAATAGAATTTTTACTGAGGAGTAAAGACATTACGGCTAATAAAGTAGACAAAGTACTGATTGCAGGGTCTTTTGGCTACCACCTCAGAGCAAAAAGTTTAATAAATATAGGTCTACTACCCTTAGAACTTGAAGACAAAATTGACTTTGTCGGAAATACTTCAAAATCTGGAGGGCAAATATTTTTATTAAATAAGTCTTATAGGAAGGAAATGGAGACAGTAGTTAAAAAGGTTGATATTATTGAACTTTCAAACTATGAAGACTTTGATAAAGTTTTTGTACAAAGCTTGAGCTTTAGATAG